One part of the Phragmites australis chromosome 3, lpPhrAust1.1, whole genome shotgun sequence genome encodes these proteins:
- the LOC133910983 gene encoding small polypeptide DEVIL 11-like — protein sequence MEFYVDEKWKFSKKSRNNGSRRVPGAGAGVGDSFLKRSSSMRDVQAIGRRASGGGAAAAGGCPPQPSFSSRCAGLVKEQRARFYIMRRCVTMLVCWKDCS from the coding sequence ATGGAGTTCTACGTGGACGAAAAGTGGAAGTTCTCCAAGAAGAGCCGGAACAACGGCAGCAGGCGCGTCCcgggagctggagccggagTCGGCGACTCTTTCCTGAAGAGGTCGTCCAGCATGAGGGACGTCCAGGCGATCGGCCGGcgcgcgagcggcggcggcgccgccgctgcGGGCGGGTGCCCGCCGCAACCGTCGTTCTCGAGCCGGTGCGCGGGGCTGGTGAAGGAACAGCGGGCGCGCTTCTACATCATGCGCCGCTGCGTCACCATGCTAGTCTGCTGGAAGGACTGCTCGTAG